CCTGCTCCCCTGCTCCCCGCTTCTATTGAGTAGGCTGTTTTCCAGGAGCTGATGATGAGTTTTCTGGTTGCTGTAAAGCTGCTTGAATACGGGGTAATTCTAGGAATTTTTTCGTATCAGACAGTAGGCGATCGCCCCAGAGATTTTCTTTAAGAAAATTCAAATTAGCATAGCGCTGATCGATGCGGAGTGCAGCTTCTCCCAAGCTTAATCCTTGTTGGCGTAAGCGTAGCTCGCCGGAGGCATCGCCTTGCGTATACAGTGCCACTGCCAAAGCCAATAAAGGTTCTGCGGCTTGCTTATCAAGGGTTACAGCAGATTGCCATCGCTTAATCGCTTCAGAGGTATTACCCTGTTCGTAGTTGATTAAGCCAATATTGTTGAGCGCTGGCCAGAATTTTTTATCTTGAGAGACTGCTTTATCGTACTGTGCGATCGCATCTGGCAATTTACCCAGTAGATAGTAAGCATTACCCAAATCAAACAACCCTTCTGGATCGTTGGGTTTTAACTTCAAGCCGTCTTGGTAATTGACAACCGCCGCTTGGTAATTTTTCTGCTGAAAATTAGCTGAACCCAAAGCAAACAAAATATCACCATTTTTGGGGTTGAGAGATTGCGCTTTTTTTAAGCTAGCGATCGCTCCATCAAACTCTTTGGTTTGGAGTTGCAATCCACCTAAAAGCAACCATACTTTATCATTCTTCGGAGCCAGTTGACTAGCCAGCCGCGCTCGTGGCAAAGCTAATTCAACCTGTTGAAACTGAGCTAGTTGAGCCGCCTCTTGTGCCAGACTCAACCCCTGCTTCTCTAACTTTGTCCCATCTAGTTGCAGTGTATGGGGTATTAATGCCTGCGCGTTAGCGGCTTTTGGCATACTCCACAAACTACAGACCATTAGAAAAGAAATCAAACGAACATGTTTAGGCACATTACCGCCTTTAAGCCACTAATCAAAGAATCTTTCAGCTAGCTTAAACGATCTCAGCTCTTGACGGCAGCAAAATATTACGTCATTAGTTATTGACATTCCCATCACAAAGGCAATAAATAAATAAGTAACCACTCACTTATTTATGGCTCGTATACCCAAAATCACCAATCAGCAGATATTAGAAGCGGCTCGTCAAGTTTTCCTGCAACAAGGATTTGGTGCTTCAACCTTAGAAATTGCTCAACAGGCAGGTATTTCTGAAGCTTCAATTTTCAAGCGATTCTCAACCAAAGAAGAATTATTTTTTGCGGCGATGGGAATTCCAGAAAAACCCGTGTGGGTGAGCGAGTTGGAATCTCTTAGTGGTAAAGGCGATCTCAAAGAAAACCTAATCAATATTTGCCTCCAGATTATGGAATTTTATCGTGAGGTGCTGCCTCAGATCGTGATGCTGCGATCGCGAGGCAATGCGTTTCCAGAACTTGGAGGTAATGAACCAAGACCCATACAAGATTTCAAAGCACTTACCGCTTTTCTAGAGTATGAAATCAACCAAAATCGCCTTCGCCCTTGCGATCCCCAGACAGTGGCTCATATTTTACTGGGATCGTTGATGAACTATGTTTTTTTAGAGCAGATTTCGTCTCAAAAAAGTATAAAAACAGACGTTATTTCCATAAAAAGTTACTTAAACTCTGAAGATTGTGGTACAGAAGTATCAGCATTTATCCAAAATTTTGTGGACATTATCTGGCAAGGAATTGCGCCAATACAGAATTAAATTTAAAAAAATTGGGCGTTGGATATTAATTATTCTCCCTTGTCTCCCCCTTAAAAACTGATGACTTTGGTCATACATAAGTCTCGAATTACTAATGACTTTTGTCATACATTGGTTTCAGCTTTTTGATCGATAATTATTATGTATGAATTTATACGATGAGGTAAATATCAAACATATTAATACCCAAATAAAGGCAACTATCTAAGTATTGCTGAATCTAAACCTCAGCAGAATAGAAATTTAATAGCAATGGGGAGTTAATTTCATGTTGAAGCCAAACCGTGTATCGATAGTCCTAGCTGCTGCTGCCCTGATAATTGTTCCCACTCTTTTGACTGCGTCTGCAAGTGCCCAGACGAAAGTCTATGTTGTTGGCGATCGCGATCAAAATTGGGATCGCGACGGCAGATCCTATCCTGGAGAAGTCCGAAACCCTAGAGATCGGGATAATAATTGGAACCGCGACGGCAGATCCTACCCTGGAGAAGTCAGAAACTCTAGAGATCGCGATCAAAATTGGGATCGCGACGGCAGATCCTATCCTGGAGAAGTCAGAAACTCTAGAGATCGGGATAATTGGAACCGTGACAACCAATCCTATAGCAGAGTAGTCAGACTTGGTAATGGTGACATCAGATATCCCAATGGGCAAATTATTCCTTCTAGATCCATAGTTAGACTGCGTAACCAAGGTTACTTCAGACTTCCCAACGGGGATATTCTTCTTCCCAGTCAGGAAATTGTTCCTGCTGGGAGATTAGTGAGAGTGCGTGATGATTATTTCAGACTTCCTAGTGGGTTGGTACTGCAAATAAACCTTTAAAACACTAAAAACTCAAAATCATTGTCAGTATAGGGCTACCAGGCTATAGTTTAGCCGTGAATAACTGGCTTGGTAGCCGTTCCTTATAGACAAAATGGATATGAAAATTGATACACAAAATGCCGTAGATTCATCAGTTTTAGTTCCAGAGGTAAAGAAAAAAAAGGGCAAACGAAATTGGCTCTCTTGGCTAATT
The Nostoc punctiforme PCC 73102 genome window above contains:
- a CDS encoding tetratricopeptide repeat protein — translated: MPKHVRLISFLMVCSLWSMPKAANAQALIPHTLQLDGTKLEKQGLSLAQEAAQLAQFQQVELALPRARLASQLAPKNDKVWLLLGGLQLQTKEFDGAIASLKKAQSLNPKNGDILFALGSANFQQKNYQAAVVNYQDGLKLKPNDPEGLFDLGNAYYLLGKLPDAIAQYDKAVSQDKKFWPALNNIGLINYEQGNTSEAIKRWQSAVTLDKQAAEPLLALAVALYTQGDASGELRLRQQGLSLGEAALRIDQRYANLNFLKENLWGDRLLSDTKKFLELPRIQAALQQPENSSSAPGKQPTQ
- a CDS encoding TetR/AcrR family transcriptional regulator; the protein is MARIPKITNQQILEAARQVFLQQGFGASTLEIAQQAGISEASIFKRFSTKEELFFAAMGIPEKPVWVSELESLSGKGDLKENLINICLQIMEFYREVLPQIVMLRSRGNAFPELGGNEPRPIQDFKALTAFLEYEINQNRLRPCDPQTVAHILLGSLMNYVFLEQISSQKSIKTDVISIKSYLNSEDCGTEVSAFIQNFVDIIWQGIAPIQN